In Horticoccus luteus, the following proteins share a genomic window:
- the recD2 gene encoding SF1B family DNA helicase RecD2, which translates to MAASTSASSSATLTGVLERIIFFNEENHYTIAEFRPDLPPAAAADAKSARPEPVTIVGPLPGVECGETLHLSGEWSRHAQHGAQFKVAAFKSELPSSVYGIRKYLGSGLVPGIGKVYANKIVDALGTETFRVLSEDSGRLRHVAGIGPKRATAIKQAWDEKRIERELYIFLQTYGVTPSQCVKLVGRYGAAAKQILTTEPYRVAREIDGIGFKTADRIAINVGFANDAAPRVDGGILYALETLQEEGHTGFPHDELVAYTANLLETESRFVEARLAALVQNKSLVAHFPAVGGTLAPTPVVGGAPSPRTPVAPLSDVSASPSGTPPADLPAAAFLQLPHNDRAETRIAAAVLRLTRTGSALPAIKIDAAVEWAEKKAGFVFHPLQRLALKNALAHKVTILTGGPGTGKTSILRALVEILKAKKVRVHLAAPTGRAAQRLAETTGGFASTIHRLLKYDAAKGGFVANESAPLATDFLILDEASMLDTRLAASLLQAIPSRAHLLLVGDTDQLPSVGAGNVLKDLIAAAASETVAAHQPSLHITTTRLSVIFRQQGQSQIVTTAHAINDGNPALPPATNDVADAQVFSDLNFIAATDAEDCVRKVLALCTEFVPRKLKWPHPVADVQVLAPMHKGTAGVANLNAQLQAALNPEVGGGSKLAWDRSGPRATLRAGSTAFRPGDKVIQLRNNYDKNLFNGDIGTVTAVHPEKSTLEADFDGDPHTFDRGDLGALALAYAISIHKSQGSEYPVVIIPLLKAHFMMLQRNLIYTAITRGRKKVFIVGEPAAYAMAVRNNESKQRYTHLREKIAAA; encoded by the coding sequence GTGGCTGCTTCCACTTCCGCTTCCTCTTCGGCGACGCTCACCGGCGTCCTCGAACGCATCATCTTTTTCAACGAGGAGAACCACTACACCATCGCGGAATTTCGCCCCGACCTTCCGCCCGCCGCCGCGGCCGACGCCAAATCGGCGCGCCCCGAACCGGTCACCATCGTCGGCCCCCTCCCCGGCGTCGAATGCGGCGAAACCCTTCACCTCTCCGGCGAATGGTCGCGCCACGCCCAGCACGGCGCCCAGTTCAAAGTCGCCGCGTTCAAGTCCGAACTGCCGTCCAGCGTCTACGGCATCCGCAAATACCTCGGCAGCGGCCTCGTGCCCGGCATCGGCAAAGTCTACGCCAACAAAATCGTCGACGCGCTCGGCACCGAGACCTTTCGCGTGCTCAGCGAAGATTCCGGCCGCCTGCGCCACGTCGCCGGCATCGGGCCGAAACGCGCCACCGCCATCAAGCAGGCGTGGGACGAAAAACGCATCGAGCGCGAACTCTACATTTTCCTCCAGACCTACGGCGTCACCCCCAGCCAGTGCGTGAAGCTCGTCGGCCGCTACGGCGCCGCCGCGAAGCAAATCCTCACCACCGAACCCTACCGCGTCGCCCGCGAGATCGACGGCATCGGCTTTAAGACCGCTGACCGCATCGCCATCAACGTCGGCTTCGCCAACGACGCCGCGCCCCGCGTCGACGGCGGCATCCTCTACGCCCTCGAAACGCTGCAGGAGGAAGGCCACACAGGTTTCCCGCACGACGAACTCGTCGCCTACACCGCCAACCTCCTCGAAACGGAATCGCGTTTCGTCGAAGCGCGGCTCGCCGCCCTCGTCCAAAACAAATCCCTCGTCGCGCACTTCCCTGCCGTCGGCGGCACACTCGCCCCCACGCCCGTTGTGGGCGGGGCGCCCTCACCCCGCACCCCCGTCGCTCCACTGTCCGACGTTTCCGCTTCCCCCTCCGGCACTCCCCCCGCCGACCTCCCTGCCGCCGCCTTTCTCCAACTCCCGCACAACGACCGCGCCGAAACGCGGATCGCCGCCGCCGTGCTCCGCCTCACCCGCACCGGCAGCGCGCTTCCCGCGATCAAAATCGACGCCGCTGTCGAGTGGGCCGAGAAAAAAGCCGGCTTCGTCTTCCACCCCTTACAACGCCTCGCGCTCAAAAACGCGCTCGCGCATAAGGTTACCATTCTCACCGGCGGACCCGGCACCGGCAAGACCTCCATCCTTCGCGCGCTCGTCGAAATTCTCAAAGCCAAGAAAGTCCGCGTGCACCTCGCCGCGCCCACCGGCCGCGCCGCGCAACGCCTCGCCGAAACCACCGGCGGCTTCGCCTCCACCATTCACCGCCTCCTCAAATACGACGCCGCCAAAGGCGGTTTCGTCGCCAACGAATCCGCGCCCCTCGCCACCGATTTCCTCATTCTCGACGAGGCCTCGATGCTCGACACCCGCCTCGCCGCCTCGCTGCTCCAAGCCATCCCCTCCCGCGCGCACCTCCTGCTCGTGGGCGACACCGATCAACTCCCCAGCGTCGGCGCCGGCAACGTCCTCAAAGACCTTATCGCCGCCGCCGCGTCCGAAACTGTCGCCGCCCACCAGCCTTCGCTCCACATCACGACCACGCGCCTCTCCGTCATTTTCCGCCAGCAAGGCCAAAGCCAGATCGTCACGACCGCCCACGCCATCAACGACGGCAATCCCGCGCTCCCGCCCGCGACCAACGACGTGGCCGACGCCCAGGTGTTTTCCGACCTCAACTTCATCGCCGCGACCGATGCCGAGGACTGCGTGCGCAAAGTCCTCGCGCTCTGCACCGAGTTCGTCCCGCGCAAACTCAAATGGCCGCATCCCGTCGCCGACGTGCAGGTGCTCGCACCGATGCACAAAGGCACCGCGGGCGTCGCCAATCTCAACGCCCAGCTCCAGGCCGCGCTCAACCCCGAGGTCGGCGGGGGCTCCAAACTTGCGTGGGATCGCTCCGGTCCTCGCGCCACGCTCCGCGCCGGCTCCACCGCCTTCCGCCCCGGCGACAAAGTCATCCAACTGCGCAACAACTACGACAAAAACCTTTTCAACGGCGACATCGGCACCGTCACTGCCGTTCACCCTGAGAAGAGCACGCTCGAAGCCGACTTCGATGGCGACCCTCACACGTTTGACCGCGGCGACCTCGGCGCGCTCGCCCTCGCTTACGCCATCAGCATTCACAAATCCCAAGGCAGCGAATACCCCGTCGTCATCATCCCGCTCCTCAAAGCGCATTTCATGATGCTGCAGCGAAACCTCATCTACACCGCCATCACGCGCGGACGGAAAAAGGTTTTCATCGTCGGCGAGCCCGCCGCTTACGCCATGGCCGTGCGCAACAACGAATCGAAACAACGCTACACGCATCTCCGCGAAAAAATCGCTGCCGCGTAA
- a CDS encoding sodium-translocating pyrophosphatase, which translates to MTKLTLKTGVAGLLAVVAPSLVRASEADIHIPDLTQVRFDGLGGVNGVTLMYIGIALCIVGAIFGLIQYKQTKALAVHASMASVSHTIWETCKTYLFTQGKFLAILWVLIGACMVYYFGFLGHNSALNVGVILLASVLGILGSYGVAWFGIRINTVANSRTAFSALKGNPLNTLFIPLRSGMSVGLLLVCVELFFMICILVFLPRELVGPCFIGFAIGESLGASVLRICGGIFTKIADIGSDLMKIVFKLPEDDPKNPGVIADCTGDNAGDSVGPTADGFETYGVTGVALIAFLALALAESAELCAVLIVWLFVMRALMIVTSLVSYFLNQGLSRAKYGRLKDFDFEAPLTHLVWITSAVSIGITFLASYFLLAHQTVGGETVNPALWWVLSVIISCGTVAGALIPEFTKVFVSTNSRHVKEVTNCSQHGGASLNILSGLVAGNFSAFWMGLVIMLLMAASYYFSQNPALLALMPAKFLFAAPIFAFGLVAFGFLGMGPVTIAVDSYGPVTDNAQSVYELSQIEAKPGIAAEIERDFGFQPDFENAKYQLEKGDGAGNTFKATAKPVLIGTAVVGATTMVFGIIMLLQKLYEAQLASGLAGPFKEVVAALSIVQPEIILGLIMGGAVIYWFTGASIQAVVTGAYSAVVYIKKHIKLDSTTASAKDSKEVVRICTVYAQKGMWNIFIVVFCFALALPFFNAYFFIGYLIGIAFFGLFQAIFMANAGGAWDNAKKIVEVELRQKGTDLHAATVVGDTVGDPFKDTSSVAMNPVIKFTTLFGLLAVEIAVTMKDQHVKTAIGVIFFLIALIFAYRSFYSMRIPEDAKA; encoded by the coding sequence ATGACCAAACTGACCCTGAAAACGGGCGTCGCTGGCCTGCTGGCCGTCGTTGCCCCTTCGCTGGTTCGCGCGAGCGAAGCCGATATCCACATCCCGGACCTCACCCAGGTCCGCTTCGACGGACTCGGCGGCGTGAACGGCGTCACGCTAATGTATATCGGCATCGCGCTCTGTATAGTGGGCGCGATTTTCGGCCTGATTCAATATAAGCAGACAAAGGCGCTGGCGGTCCATGCCTCCATGGCCAGCGTTTCGCATACCATTTGGGAAACCTGCAAAACTTACCTGTTCACCCAAGGCAAGTTCCTCGCGATCCTCTGGGTGCTGATCGGGGCGTGCATGGTTTACTACTTCGGCTTCTTGGGGCATAACTCCGCGCTGAACGTGGGCGTGATCCTCCTTGCCTCGGTCCTCGGCATTCTCGGGTCCTACGGCGTCGCGTGGTTCGGCATCCGCATCAACACGGTCGCGAATTCACGCACCGCCTTTTCCGCCCTCAAGGGCAACCCGCTCAATACCCTCTTCATCCCGCTCCGCTCCGGCATGAGCGTCGGTCTGCTGCTGGTGTGCGTCGAGCTGTTCTTCATGATCTGCATCCTCGTGTTCCTGCCGCGGGAACTCGTCGGTCCCTGCTTCATCGGTTTCGCCATCGGTGAGTCCCTCGGCGCGTCCGTCCTCCGCATCTGCGGCGGCATTTTCACGAAGATCGCCGACATCGGTTCCGACCTCATGAAGATCGTCTTCAAGCTCCCCGAGGACGACCCGAAAAACCCCGGCGTTATCGCCGACTGCACCGGCGACAACGCCGGCGATTCCGTCGGGCCCACCGCGGATGGTTTCGAGACCTACGGGGTGACCGGCGTCGCCCTCATCGCCTTCCTCGCCCTCGCTCTCGCCGAGAGCGCCGAACTTTGCGCCGTCCTCATCGTGTGGCTGTTTGTCATGCGCGCCCTGATGATCGTCACGTCGCTCGTTTCCTATTTTCTCAACCAAGGCCTCTCGCGCGCCAAATACGGCCGCTTGAAGGACTTTGATTTCGAGGCGCCACTGACTCATCTCGTGTGGATCACTTCGGCCGTCTCCATCGGCATCACGTTCCTCGCCTCCTATTTCCTTCTGGCGCACCAGACCGTCGGCGGAGAAACCGTTAATCCCGCCCTCTGGTGGGTGCTGTCAGTCATCATCAGTTGCGGGACCGTGGCCGGCGCGTTGATCCCGGAATTCACCAAGGTGTTCGTCAGCACCAACAGCCGCCACGTCAAAGAAGTCACCAACTGCTCCCAGCACGGCGGAGCCTCGCTCAACATCCTGTCGGGTCTTGTCGCGGGCAATTTCTCCGCGTTCTGGATGGGCCTCGTCATCATGCTGCTGATGGCCGCGTCTTACTACTTCTCCCAGAACCCGGCGCTCCTCGCGCTGATGCCCGCCAAGTTCCTCTTCGCCGCCCCGATCTTCGCCTTCGGACTCGTAGCCTTCGGCTTCCTTGGCATGGGCCCCGTCACCATCGCCGTCGATAGCTACGGCCCCGTCACCGATAACGCCCAATCCGTCTACGAACTTTCCCAGATCGAAGCCAAGCCCGGCATCGCCGCCGAGATCGAACGCGACTTCGGTTTCCAGCCCGACTTCGAAAACGCCAAATACCAGCTCGAGAAGGGCGATGGTGCGGGCAACACGTTCAAAGCCACCGCCAAGCCCGTCTTGATCGGCACCGCCGTCGTCGGTGCGACCACGATGGTGTTCGGCATCATCATGCTCCTGCAGAAACTCTACGAGGCGCAACTCGCCTCCGGTCTCGCCGGTCCGTTCAAGGAAGTGGTGGCCGCCCTCTCGATCGTGCAGCCGGAGATCATCCTCGGCCTCATCATGGGAGGCGCCGTCATCTATTGGTTCACCGGCGCGTCGATTCAGGCCGTTGTCACGGGAGCCTACAGCGCGGTCGTCTATATCAAAAAGCACATCAAGCTCGATTCAACGACCGCGTCCGCCAAAGACTCCAAGGAAGTCGTCCGCATCTGCACTGTCTACGCGCAGAAGGGCATGTGGAACATCTTCATCGTCGTCTTCTGCTTCGCGTTGGCGCTGCCCTTCTTCAATGCCTACTTCTTCATTGGCTACCTCATCGGCATCGCATTCTTCGGCCTCTTCCAAGCCATCTTCATGGCCAACGCCGGCGGCGCGTGGGACAACGCCAAGAAGATCGTCGAGGTCGAGCTCCGGCAGAAAGGCACCGACCTCCACGCCGCCACCGTCGTTGGCGATACTGTGGGCGATCCGTTCAAGGACACCTCCTCCGTCGCGATGAACCCCGTCATCAAGTTCACCACGCTCTTCGGCCTGCTCGCCGTGGAAATCGCGGTGACGATGAAAGACCAGCACGTGAAGACCGCCATCGGCGTGATCTTCTTCCTGATCGCGCTGATCTTTGCCTACCGCAGCTTCTACTCGATGCGCATTCCGGAAGACGCCAAAGCCTGA
- a CDS encoding carcinine hydrolase/isopenicillin-N N-acyltransferase family protein, whose amino-acid sequence MNVPLLSASRLRRALGLALTFTLGAFEVRACTLWAAVAPNEGGTIIAKNRDWKPDHTQVLKLRRGKGYAYFGLYAVGNDEPGLKEGVNEKGLCVVTATAGSIPKAMRKAQSSKRGGVTAMLLAKYAMCDEVLADAEKLFHGRNPIFLMISDHTKILTLEVGLDGRFAVKVTAAGHAAHTNHFLEPALADCNLKIGESSATRFRRISELLEAAPGPLDTAAFATMSADRYAGDSDSLWRVGKGSITLSSWILETPAKGDMTLRVVLANPGQPKEEKRFVLDEKFWKQHG is encoded by the coding sequence ATGAACGTTCCATTGCTCTCAGCTTCGCGCCTGCGGAGGGCGCTGGGCCTTGCGCTCACCTTCACGCTGGGCGCGTTTGAAGTGCGGGCCTGCACGTTGTGGGCCGCGGTGGCGCCGAACGAAGGCGGGACGATCATCGCGAAGAACCGCGATTGGAAGCCCGACCACACGCAGGTGCTGAAGCTGCGGCGCGGCAAGGGCTATGCGTATTTCGGGCTCTACGCCGTGGGCAACGACGAGCCCGGGCTGAAGGAGGGCGTGAACGAGAAGGGACTGTGCGTCGTGACGGCGACGGCGGGCTCGATTCCCAAGGCCATGCGCAAGGCGCAGAGCTCGAAACGGGGAGGCGTGACGGCCATGCTGCTCGCGAAGTATGCGATGTGCGACGAAGTGCTGGCCGACGCGGAGAAACTTTTTCACGGCCGTAATCCGATATTTCTGATGATTTCGGACCACACGAAGATCCTCACGCTCGAGGTGGGGCTGGACGGTCGCTTCGCGGTGAAAGTCACCGCCGCGGGTCACGCCGCGCACACGAATCACTTCCTCGAGCCAGCGCTGGCCGACTGTAATCTGAAAATCGGCGAGAGCAGCGCCACGCGTTTCCGGCGGATTTCGGAGTTGCTGGAAGCGGCGCCGGGTCCGCTCGACACGGCGGCGTTTGCGACGATGAGCGCGGACCGCTACGCGGGCGACAGCGACAGTCTCTGGCGCGTCGGTAAAGGCAGCATCACGCTTTCGTCATGGATTCTCGAGACACCCGCGAAAGGCGACATGACGCTCCGCGTCGTGCTGGCGAACCCGGGTCAGCCGAAGGAAGAAAAGCGGTTCGTGCTGGACGAGAAATTCTGGAAGCAGCACGGGTGA
- a CDS encoding DpnI domain-containing protein, which translates to MDLQLPVHHGAGYKSASQIARRITEPWGASNLFCCACTSDIIEQTPANTHVTDFLCPLCVERYQLKSQKTKIGRTILGSNYQRMVEAILHNRTPNFFLLNYELPAWFVRNLLLIPRFAISPAVVSPRRPLSSSARRHEWVGYTLNISLIPQAAKIDLVVDGAEIERTLVREKYARIARLANLPPDSRGWTLDVLRFVEQLPAIFRNDDVYGFEPELSALHPENRHVRDKLRQQLQVLRDRGLLAQKAGERGIWHKIS; encoded by the coding sequence ATGGACCTCCAGCTTCCGGTGCATCACGGCGCCGGTTACAAAAGCGCCTCGCAAATCGCCCGGCGCATTACCGAGCCGTGGGGAGCCTCCAACCTCTTCTGTTGCGCCTGCACCAGTGACATCATTGAGCAAACGCCCGCTAACACACACGTCACCGACTTTCTTTGTCCGCTTTGCGTCGAGCGCTATCAGCTCAAAAGCCAGAAAACCAAAATCGGACGCACTATCCTGGGCTCAAATTATCAGCGGATGGTCGAAGCCATTCTCCACAACCGCACACCGAATTTTTTCCTTTTGAATTACGAACTGCCCGCGTGGTTCGTTCGCAATCTTCTGCTCATTCCCCGGTTCGCGATTTCGCCCGCTGTAGTCTCGCCTCGGAGGCCACTGAGTTCTTCCGCCCGCCGTCACGAATGGGTCGGCTACACGCTTAACATTAGCCTGATCCCGCAAGCGGCAAAAATCGACCTCGTCGTCGATGGCGCAGAAATCGAACGAACTCTGGTTCGGGAGAAATACGCCCGCATTGCGCGGCTCGCGAACTTGCCTCCCGACAGCCGCGGATGGACGCTCGACGTTCTTCGCTTCGTCGAGCAACTCCCGGCTATCTTTCGCAACGACGATGTCTACGGCTTCGAACCAGAGCTATCGGCGCTTCACCCGGAAAATCGTCATGTTCGCGACAAACTCCGCCAACAACTTCAGGTTTTGCGAGACCGCGGCCTACTCGCACAGAAGGCGGGAGAGCGAGGCATCTGGCACAAAATTTCGTAG
- a CDS encoding phytanoyl-CoA dioxygenase family protein: protein MSTPTPEQQRSFFETFGFLKFPGLVKAELPQILAEFEAVFPQLGIKHDGTKRTMIISFVDQRAGLSALLDHPGVLAAVSNLIGPDFNYVSSDGNYYTGETSWHRDSLYKSNSYIKIAFYLDKVTRDSGALRVLPGSHRDEVQETWDDDELRASATRWGVEMRDLPAHALESEPGDMLVFSHRLRHASFGGGHSRRMFTMNLGRRAKTPQEVDDLISYVANQWSGYVPAPYGPAMLETATPARRVHLTQGPEYWEAGIARRKERAGKGA, encoded by the coding sequence ATGTCCACACCCACACCGGAACAACAACGCTCCTTTTTCGAAACTTTCGGGTTTCTCAAATTCCCTGGCTTGGTGAAGGCCGAGCTGCCGCAAATCCTGGCGGAGTTCGAGGCGGTATTTCCGCAACTCGGGATCAAGCATGACGGCACGAAGCGGACGATGATCATCTCGTTTGTGGACCAGCGCGCGGGCTTGAGCGCGTTGCTGGATCATCCCGGCGTGCTGGCGGCCGTCAGCAACCTGATCGGCCCCGACTTCAACTATGTCAGCAGCGATGGAAATTATTACACCGGCGAGACCAGCTGGCATCGCGACAGCCTGTATAAGAGCAATAGCTATATCAAAATCGCGTTCTATCTCGACAAGGTGACGCGGGATAGCGGTGCGTTGCGCGTGCTCCCGGGCTCGCACCGCGACGAAGTGCAGGAGACGTGGGATGATGACGAGCTGCGGGCGTCGGCCACGCGCTGGGGCGTGGAGATGCGGGATCTGCCGGCGCACGCGCTGGAGAGCGAACCGGGCGACATGCTGGTGTTCAGCCATCGGCTGCGGCACGCGTCGTTCGGTGGCGGGCACAGCCGCCGGATGTTCACGATGAATCTGGGACGGCGGGCGAAGACGCCTCAGGAAGTCGACGACCTGATTTCGTATGTGGCGAACCAGTGGTCCGGGTATGTGCCGGCGCCCTATGGACCCGCAATGTTGGAGACGGCGACGCCGGCGCGGCGGGTGCATCTCACCCAAGGGCCGGAATATTGGGAAGCGGGCATCGCGCGGCGCAAGGAACGGGCCGGGAAGGGCGCGTAG